From the genome of Rhodothermales bacterium, one region includes:
- a CDS encoding glycosyltransferase family 4 protein: MKIALFHTTLPEPGRKPGGVEVAVSRLADELARHPGDEVTVFSLSPKPEGVRYRHVRLFEGMPAVRENQLLRLFGLPVLLNGAGFKGFDVVHLHGDDWFLFARGGASVRTLHGSALFEARSATSLKRRLAQYAVYPLEHLAARLATVSLAVGPKTAEVYRLSRLANNGVNLSLFHPGEKAAAPTILYIGTWEGRKRGRFLFETFVERVLPARPDAELIMVADHAPEHPRVRNVRFPDDQTLAALYRSAWVFAYPSVYEGFGIPYIEAMASGTPVVCSANDGAGYVLDAGRYGTIAPDAAFGDAVVTLLDDAGRRDAMIRDGLARAAEFSWEAVARQHRAVYEEAIRLRRNGHATNGAV; encoded by the coding sequence GTGAAGATCGCGCTTTTTCATACTACCCTGCCTGAACCCGGCCGCAAGCCGGGCGGCGTCGAAGTGGCCGTCAGCCGGCTCGCCGACGAGCTGGCCCGCCACCCCGGCGACGAGGTGACCGTCTTCAGCCTGTCCCCGAAACCCGAGGGCGTCCGCTACCGGCATGTGCGCCTGTTCGAGGGCATGCCGGCCGTGCGCGAAAATCAGCTGCTGCGGTTGTTCGGGCTTCCGGTGCTGCTCAACGGGGCGGGATTCAAGGGGTTCGACGTCGTGCACCTGCACGGCGACGACTGGTTTCTTTTTGCGCGGGGCGGCGCCTCGGTGCGGACGCTTCATGGCTCGGCGCTGTTCGAGGCCCGGTCCGCCACGTCGCTGAAACGCCGGCTGGCGCAGTACGCGGTGTATCCGCTCGAACACCTGGCGGCGCGTCTGGCGACGGTGTCGCTGGCGGTCGGCCCGAAAACGGCCGAGGTGTACCGGCTCAGCCGGCTGGCCAACAACGGCGTCAACCTGTCGCTCTTCCATCCCGGGGAGAAGGCGGCCGCGCCGACCATCCTGTATATCGGCACCTGGGAAGGCCGCAAGCGCGGGCGCTTCCTGTTCGAGACGTTTGTCGAACGCGTGCTGCCGGCCCGGCCGGATGCCGAACTGATCATGGTGGCGGACCACGCCCCCGAACACCCGCGGGTGCGCAACGTGCGTTTTCCCGACGACCAGACCCTCGCCGCGCTCTACCGGTCGGCGTGGGTCTTCGCCTACCCGAGCGTCTATGAAGGCTTCGGCATCCCGTACATCGAGGCCATGGCCAGCGGCACCCCGGTGGTCTGCTCGGCAAACGACGGCGCCGGGTATGTGCTGGACGCCGGCCGCTACGGGACCATCGCGCCGGACGCCGCATTCGGCGACGCGGTCGTCACCCTGCTCGACGACGCCGGCCGGCGCGACGCGATGATCCGCGACGGACTCGCGCGCGCGGCGGAATTTTCCTGGGAGGCCGTCGCTCGCCAGCACCGCGCGGTGTATGAAGAAGCTATCCGCCTGCGACGCAACGGGCACGCTACGAACGGAGCCGTATGA
- a CDS encoding sulfotransferase, producing the protein MNPQSKINLIYIASIGRSGSTLLESMLGAHTQIQTMGELHIWPHEIEQGGVRPCSCGQFVEQCVFWSAMRRRVDPLAQPEPRLHFFREKHNAGRTLRIPKLGAFKRGFTPTGEMKRAIDTYGRNNAEILSAFMDLMQEQLGETPAWIVDASKDPYRLAWLHHSGLFNLKVIHLVKDPRAFIYSVTKHLSDAGEGFNLHKRLYYTARQSTAWITQNALFSRLASSFFDASTYQLIKYETLATDPEGTFQAVCDFLGTPYEAEAVKNFREGSIHTIAGNPMRYENRGISLDEKWKTRLPASSRTLASILTAPTKARYGYL; encoded by the coding sequence ATGAACCCTCAGTCCAAGATCAACCTCATATACATCGCCAGCATCGGGCGCAGCGGCTCGACGCTGCTCGAATCGATGCTCGGAGCGCACACCCAGATCCAGACGATGGGCGAGCTGCACATCTGGCCGCACGAGATCGAACAGGGCGGCGTGCGTCCCTGCAGCTGCGGGCAGTTCGTCGAACAATGCGTGTTCTGGTCGGCCATGCGCCGGCGCGTCGATCCCCTGGCTCAGCCCGAGCCCCGGCTCCACTTCTTCCGCGAGAAGCACAACGCCGGCCGGACGCTCCGCATCCCGAAACTGGGCGCCTTCAAACGGGGCTTTACCCCCACGGGCGAGATGAAGCGCGCCATCGACACGTACGGACGCAACAACGCCGAAATCCTGTCGGCCTTCATGGACCTCATGCAGGAGCAGCTGGGCGAGACGCCGGCGTGGATCGTCGACGCCTCGAAAGATCCCTATCGCCTCGCGTGGCTCCACCACTCGGGGCTGTTCAACCTCAAGGTGATCCACCTCGTGAAGGACCCGCGCGCGTTCATCTATTCGGTGACCAAGCACCTGTCCGATGCCGGCGAAGGCTTCAACCTGCATAAGCGGCTGTATTACACGGCGCGGCAATCGACCGCCTGGATTACCCAGAATGCGCTGTTTTCGCGGCTCGCCTCGAGCTTTTTCGACGCCAGCACCTACCAGCTGATCAAATACGAGACGCTGGCCACCGATCCCGAAGGCACGTTCCAGGCCGTGTGCGACTTCCTCGGCACCCCGTACGAGGCCGAAGCCGTCAAAAACTTCAGGGAAGGCAGTATCCATACCATCGCCGGCAACCCGATGCGGTACGAGAACCGCGGGATCTCGCTCGATGAAAAATGGAAGACCCGCCTGCCAGCCTCAAGCCGCACCCTCGCGTCCATCCTCACCGCCCCAACAAAGGCGCGCTATGGATACCTTTGA
- a CDS encoding glycosyltransferase family 4 protein — translation MNPISDIQTAPPASALRTLRALQIGVGWLPDEKGAGLDRVFYALAQHLPEAGVEGKGLVVGRSDVGARTDGRVQAFSPHDASLPSRLRAVRAATKAELAGGAFDLVAAHFALFAFPALGALKRTPLVVHFHGPWAAESQAEGEAGLAVKAKWLLERTVYRRAERLIVLSEAFRNVLVASYGIDPDRIRIVRGGVHLERFTVAGTRADARRRLGWPVDRPTLLVVRRLARRMGLENLIDAMEEVRRAHPDALLMIAGSGPIRDELQARIVERNLSEQVRLLGFVAEEDLPWAYAAADFSIVPTVALEGFGLITVESMATGTPVLVTNIGGLPEVVRDLSEDLIMPDAAPATLAQYIGEVLGGHLKLPTAEACRRFVEERYTWTAIARQTRDVYEEVVR, via the coding sequence ATGAACCCCATCTCCGACATCCAGACCGCCCCGCCCGCCTCGGCGCTGCGCACGTTGCGCGCGCTGCAGATCGGCGTGGGGTGGCTGCCCGACGAGAAGGGGGCCGGGTTGGACCGGGTCTTTTATGCGCTGGCGCAACACCTGCCGGAGGCCGGCGTGGAGGGGAAGGGGCTGGTCGTGGGGCGGTCGGATGTGGGGGCGCGTACGGATGGGCGCGTGCAGGCCTTTTCGCCGCACGACGCCTCGCTGCCGAGCCGGCTCCGCGCCGTGCGCGCGGCGACGAAGGCCGAGCTGGCCGGTGGGGCATTCGATCTGGTCGCCGCCCACTTCGCGTTGTTTGCCTTTCCCGCGCTCGGGGCGCTGAAACGGACCCCGCTGGTGGTGCACTTTCACGGCCCCTGGGCGGCGGAGTCCCAGGCCGAAGGGGAGGCCGGCTTGGCCGTGAAGGCGAAATGGCTCCTGGAGCGCACCGTCTACCGCCGCGCCGAGCGGCTCATCGTGTTGTCCGAGGCGTTTCGTAACGTGCTCGTCGCGTCGTACGGCATCGACCCGGACCGCATCCGCATCGTGCGCGGGGGCGTTCATCTGGAGCGATTCACCGTCGCCGGCACCCGCGCGGATGCGCGCCGGCGTCTCGGGTGGCCGGTCGACCGGCCGACGCTGCTCGTCGTCCGCCGGCTGGCGCGCCGGATGGGGCTCGAAAACCTGATCGACGCGATGGAGGAGGTCCGCCGCGCGCATCCGGACGCCCTGCTGATGATCGCCGGCAGCGGCCCGATCCGCGATGAGCTGCAGGCACGCATTGTCGAGCGCAACCTGTCCGAACAGGTGCGGCTGCTCGGCTTCGTCGCCGAGGAGGACTTGCCGTGGGCGTACGCCGCGGCCGATTTTTCGATCGTGCCGACGGTGGCGCTGGAGGGGTTCGGGTTGATCACGGTCGAGTCCATGGCCACCGGCACGCCGGTGCTCGTGACCAACATCGGCGGGCTGCCCGAGGTCGTCCGCGATCTCTCGGAAGACCTGATCATGCCGGATGCCGCGCCGGCCACCCTCGCGCAGTACATCGGCGAGGTGCTGGGCGGCCATCTGAAGCTGCCCACGGCGGAGGCCTGCCGGCGTTTTGTGGAAGAGCGCTATACCTGGACGGCCATCGCCCGCCAGACGCGCGATGTGTATGAGGAGGTGGTCCGATGA
- a CDS encoding glycosyltransferase family 4 protein — protein MKPRILFVDHAGVLGGAELYLLDIARRLQDRAHVVVFEPGPFVDRLREAGVSCEVIAASDAMLGVEREGGRMQDLKAIPAVLGMVNRVRRLARGYDVVFANSQKGMIVGALAGWLARRPVVWNLHDIMTADHFSGMHRALAVQMANRFIRRVLVNSEATRVAFTESGGRTPTSTVFNGHDPSVFDRVTEEAVAAQREALGAGRYRLVGVFSRLAPWKGQHVLLRALPALPDVRAVLVGGALFQDDKAYEAQLRREAESLGVADRVLFLGFRDDVPLLMRSVDIVAHTSISPEPFGRVIVEGMLARRPVIAAEAGGALEIIDEAGLGMLTPPGDEGALADAIRQVLADPDAAERMASAGRRAAEARFTIDRTVQDINEQLAQVLGDSYGVTARETTAPSVKI, from the coding sequence ATGAAGCCGCGCATCCTGTTTGTCGATCACGCCGGCGTCCTGGGCGGGGCCGAACTGTATCTCCTGGATATCGCCCGGCGGCTGCAGGACCGTGCGCATGTCGTCGTGTTCGAGCCGGGCCCGTTCGTCGACCGTCTCCGCGAGGCCGGCGTGTCCTGCGAGGTGATCGCGGCATCGGATGCGATGCTGGGCGTCGAGCGGGAGGGGGGCAGGATGCAGGATTTGAAGGCGATCCCGGCGGTGCTCGGGATGGTCAACCGGGTACGCCGGCTGGCCCGGGGGTACGACGTCGTCTTCGCCAACTCGCAGAAGGGCATGATCGTCGGCGCGCTCGCCGGATGGCTCGCGCGCCGGCCCGTCGTCTGGAACCTGCACGACATCATGACGGCCGACCATTTCAGCGGGATGCACCGGGCGCTCGCCGTGCAGATGGCGAACCGGTTCATCCGGAGGGTGCTCGTCAATTCCGAGGCCACCCGCGTCGCCTTCACCGAAAGCGGCGGACGCACGCCGACGTCGACGGTGTTCAACGGGCACGACCCGTCGGTCTTCGACCGCGTGACCGAAGAGGCCGTCGCCGCCCAGCGGGAGGCGCTGGGTGCGGGCCGCTACCGGCTCGTCGGCGTCTTCAGCCGCCTGGCGCCCTGGAAGGGGCAGCACGTGCTGCTCCGGGCCCTGCCGGCGTTGCCCGACGTGCGCGCCGTCCTGGTAGGGGGCGCGTTGTTTCAGGACGATAAAGCCTATGAGGCGCAGCTCCGCCGTGAAGCCGAGTCCCTCGGGGTCGCGGATCGGGTTCTTTTTCTCGGCTTTCGGGACGATGTGCCGCTGCTGATGCGCAGCGTCGACATCGTCGCCCACACCTCCATCTCGCCCGAGCCGTTCGGCCGGGTGATCGTGGAGGGGATGCTGGCGCGGCGGCCCGTCATCGCGGCGGAGGCCGGCGGCGCGCTCGAAATCATCGACGAAGCCGGGCTGGGCATGCTGACCCCGCCGGGCGACGAGGGGGCACTGGCGGACGCGATCCGGCAGGTGCTCGCCGACCCCGATGCGGCCGAACGCATGGCGTCGGCCGGCCGGCGGGCCGCCGAGGCGCGGTTTACGATCGACCGAACGGTACAGGATATCAACGAACAACTAGCACAGGTCCTTGGTGACAGCTATGGCGTTACAGCGCGTGAAACGACCGCTCCTTCAGTTAAAATTTGA